From the genome of Gemmatimonadaceae bacterium:
ACCAGGCCCTCGAGGGCGCGGATGCGCTCGTCGTCGTCACAGACTGGAATGAATACCGCCACCCGGACTTCGCGCGCATCAAGTCCGCGCTGAAGCAGCCGGTGGTCATCGACGGCCGGAACCTCTATGCCGCGAGCAAGATGCGGCAGCTCGGCTTTACCTACGACTCCATCGGGCGAGGGCGCGCATGAGGATCCTGATCACCGGTGCGGCCGGGTTTCTTGGCTCCCACCTCAGCGACCGGTTCCTGCGCGAAGGCCACGAAGTCATCGGCCTCGACAACTTCATCACGGGCAACCCGGACAACATCGCGCATCTGGCCGGGCACGAGCGCTTCCAGTTCATCCGGCACAACATCTCGACGTACACGTACGTCGCCGGAGCGCTCGATGGCATCCTGCATTTTGCGTCGCCCGCTTCGCCCATCGACTACCTCGAGCACCCGATCGCCACACTCAAGGTGGGTTCGCTGGGCACCCACAACGCGCTCGGGCTGGCGCGCGCGAAGGGCGCGCGCTTCTTCCTCGCCTCGACGTCGGAGGTGTACGGGGATCCGCTGGTGCATCCGCAGCGGGAGTCGTACTGGGGCAACGTGAACCCCATCGGCCCGCGGGGCGTCTACGACGAGGCCAAGCGGTTCGCCGAAGCGATGACCATGGCGTACCACCGCGCCCACGGGGTGGATACCCGTATCGTGCGCATCTTCAACACCTATGGGCCGCGCATGCGTCCGCATGACGGGCGCGTCGTGTCAAACTTCATCGTGCAGGCCCTGCAGGGCGAGAACCTGACGATTTACGGCGATGGCAGCCAGACGCGTTCGTTCTGCTACGTCGACGACGAGGTCGATGGGATCTATCGGCTGTTCATGCGCGGAGACGCGCAGCCCACCAACGTCGGCAACCCGAACGAGTTCACGGTGCGTCAGTTGGCGGAACTGGTACTCGAGCTGACCGGCTCGACCAGTCGCATCGAATACCGGGACTTGCCGGTGGATGACCCGAAGGTCCGCAAGCCGGATATCACGCGTGCACGCACCATGCTCGGGTGGGAGCCTGAGATTCAGCTTCGCGACGGCGTGGAGAGAACGATCGCGTTCTTCAAGGGAGCGCTGAGGGCGCGGTGATCCCCGCAGGTCAGCAACGAGTCGTGCGTTCCCGCGTGCGCATGAGTCCGATTGCACCCGGGACTCCGGCGGTGGCCACCACCAATGCTTCGGCCGTCGACTCCCGACCTATGCCGCCGGTCCTCGCCTGACCGGCACCCTTGGCGAGGTCTCCGGGCACGTGAGCACGATCATGATGCGCCCGTCGCGACGGAGCCCCATCAACACACCTCGCCAGGCATTGGCCTGCAGCATCGCCGGCGCCGGTGGCGTGGGACGGTGCTGATCCTGCGTCGAGAGCGCGGCGGGGCCGAAGTGGTGGCGCAGCGTGTCGGCCACGTTCTCGTACGTGAGGAGCGCGCCCGGGTGCGGCGTGATGCTCACCAGCACGCGCGTTAGGCCGCCGGCCCCGAAGGTCGCAAAGACCATCGCGTCTTCGCCGTCGACCCGCGCCCTGAACGCATAGTCCCCATCGGCATCAACCTGCAGGAACTCCCACCCGAGCACGGCCGTGCGGGACCTGAGCGAGTCGACGGGCAGGCCCCACGGAACGCCGAAAAAGGGTGGCGCCGACGCGGAGGCGGACGCCGTGGCGGGAGCCTGCGCCCCGGCGGCGCACACTGGTGAGGTCAGTACGATCGCCGCAACCAGGTGGGCGACCGAAGCGAAGGTTCGGGTTCCGGCCATTGTGAGCCTCCATTGCACCGGGATCGGGCCGTTCCGGGGAGGGCCCGGCCCCGTCGCGAGGTCGGGCATCTACCCCTCTGACGCCGAGTCTCGGCGCTCGGGTACCGCACGAGCGGCCTCCGGCGTTTCGCAACGGGCGCGAACCGTCCCGGGGCGGGCAAGGGGACTTGCCGCACCCCGTGTCCTCCCGATAGGCCCACTTGTGAGCAGTGCTCGATTACGTTTCCCGTTTCCCCCGGAAACCGTTCGACGGTGTCCGGGTTCGAACCTGACAGATTGCGACGGGTACCCACCCTCGGCATGCCAGATACGCGGTTCTATCGACTCGGCCTCCTGCTCTTCCTCGCCGCGGTTTCGGGCGCGTGTGGACGCGGGTTCAAGCTGAGCCGCTACACGACGAACGAGGCCCTCTTCAACGCGGCAGTCAATGAACTGAGCCGCAAGAAGTGGGATAACGCCGTTTCCGCGTTCGAGAAGCTCACGTTCGACCTGCCGGCACGCGACACCCTGCTTCCCCTCGCCAACTGGTATCTCGCCAAGGCGCATGCGGGTCGCGGTGAACACATTCTCGCGGCGCAGGCGTTCAACCGACTTGGTGAATCCTTCGCCACGGACTCCCTCGCGGACGACGCGATGTTCGAGGCCGCACGCGAATACCAGAAACTCTGGCGCCGCCCGTCGCTCGATGCGAACTACGGGGAGCAGGCGCTGTCCGCCTACCAGTCCATGCTCGGACTCTATCCCGAGAGCGAACTGAAGGATGAGGCGGAAAAGCAGATGGGCATGCTCCAGGAATGGTTCGCGGACAAGGACTACCAGAGCGGCCTCTATTACTTCCGGCGGAAGGCGTTCGATTCCGCCATCATTTACTTCAAGGACGTCGTCAAGAACTACCCGCAAACGGCCAAGTCGCGTGAGGCGTACCTGCGCCTCGCCGAATCGTACGAAGCGATTCGGTATCGTGAAGACAAGAAAGAGGTCTGCACGACGCTCCAGGAGAAATACCCGAGGGACAAGGATGTTGCGCTCACCTGTGGGGCGCCCCCCTCCGCGGTCTCCACCCGGCCAACCAGCGATACGACGTCCCCGCCCGATACGCACTGACCGTGCGCATCGGGATCCTGGGCGGGACATTCGACCCCCCGCACGTCGGCCACCTGCTCGTGGCATCCGACGCCGTGGAGGCATTGGGGCTCGACCGGCTCGTCTTCATCCCCAACGCCCGACAGCCGCTCAAGGCTGACGTGGTCCAGGCGTCGCCCGCCGACCGGCTCGCGATGACGCACCTGGCCGCGGGCAATGATCCGCGCTTCGAAGTCGATCCGATCGAGGTCGAACGGGGCGGGCTCTCGTACACCGTCGAGACGCTGACGGCGCTGGCGGAGCGGACCCCTGGCGCTGAGCGGTACTTTCTCCTGGGCACCGATGCCGCGAACAGTTTTGCGCAGTGGCGCGAGCCGCAGCGGATTGCCAAGCTGGCCCGCCTCGCGCTGATGCCGCGCGCGGAGGGTGGCGATGACCTCCGGGACGGCGCTAGCGTGATTGCAGCCATCGTCGCCGTCACCGGAACCCACGTCCCGCCGCCGACGATGATCGTCACGCGCCGGGTCGACGTGTCGTCCACTGAAGTGCGCGAGCGGGTCCGAACCGGTCGCGCCATCTCGGGGTTTGTCCCCGAAGCTGTCGCCCGCTTCATCGAGGAACGCGGGCTGTACCGAACGAGGCACGCATGATCAACCAGCTCTTCTCCAAGGTTTTCGGCACCCGTCACGACCGCGAGCGCAAGCGCGTGCAGCCCATCGTCGACGCCGTCAATGCCGAGTACGCCCGACTGCAGTCGGTGCCCGACGATGAGCTTCGCGGCCAGACGGCGAAGTTCCGACAGGTGCTGGCTGAGCGCACGGCCACGCTTGAACGGCGCGTCGAGGAACTCCGGGAGCTGAAGCGGACGACGAAAGACGCCGCGGAGCGTGAGCGATACGACACGGAGCTCAGCGGCGCAGACGGCCGCGGCGGTGTCGAGAAGGAACTGCGCGAGGAGATCGCCGAAGTGCTCGACGAGATCCTGCCCGAGGCATTTGCCACGGCGCGTGAGGCCGCGCGTCGCCTGTGCGGCTCGACGGTGAAGGTGACCGGCCGCGAGCTGACGTGGGAGATGGTTCACTACGACGTGCAGCTCGTCGGCGGTATCCAGCTCCACCTCGGCCGCATCGCCGAAATGGCGACGGGCGAAGGCAAGACCCTCGTCGCCACGCTCCCGATCTACCTGAATGCGATCGCGGGACGCGGCGTGCACCTGGTCACGGTGAACTCGTACCTCGCCCGCCGCGACTCGCAGTGGATGGGACACCTCTACACGTGGCTCGGCCTTACCGTTGGGTGTCTCGACGATACGGAGCCGGGCTCGGCCGAGCGGCGCGCGGCCTACAACTGCGACATCACGTACGGAACCAACAACGAGTTCGGGTTCGATTACCTGCGCGACAACATGGTGATCAGCCCGGAGAACAAGGTGCAGCGCAAGCACTGGTACGCGATCGTCGACGAAGTCGACTCGGTGCTGATCGACGAAGCGCGGACGCCGCTCATCATCTCCGGGCCGGTCGGCAACGAGAACGACGCCGAGTTTGCGCAGCACAACGGCGCGGTGCTGCGACTGTTCCGCAAGCAGACCGAGCTGGCCAACGAACTCGTGGCCGAGGGCGAGGCCGCGCTGGAGCGCGGCGACAACGATGCCGCGGCGCTGGCGCTGTTCCAGGCGCAGATGGGCAGCCCCAAGAACAAGCGCCTGATGAAGGCCCTCAACGAGCAGGGCGTCAAGCAGCTCGTCTACAAGCAGGAGCTGGCGTACCTCGCCGATCGCAAGTTGCCGCCCAGCAAGCAGCAGTTCCGTGAACTCGAGGACTCGCTGCTGTTCGTCCTCGACGAAAAGGGGCACTCGGTGCACCTGACGGAAAGCGGCGTGAGCGAGCTGTCCCCGTCCGATCACGACCAGTTCGAGCTGCCCGACATCTCGACGGCCGTGCACCGCATCGAGCACGACCCGGACATGTCCGGCCAGGAGAAGCTCGAGGCGCGTCGCCAGGTGGAAGCGGACTATGCGATGAAGAGCGAAAAGCTCCACATCATCCACCAGCTCCTGCGCGCGCACGCCCTGTACGAGAAGGACGTGAACTACGTGGTGCAGGAAGGGCAGGTCCTCATTGTGGACGAGTTCACCGGGCGCACCATGCCCGGGCGCCGCTGGTCCGAGGGGTTGCACCAGGCGGTGGAGGCCAAGGAAGGCGTGCAGGTGAAGGGTGAGACCCAGACCATGGCCACCATCACCATCCAGAACTACTTCCGCATGTACGAGAAGCTCGGCGGCATGACCGGCACCGCCGAGACCGAGGAGACCGAGTTCCACCAGATCTACGGACTCGACGTCTCCGTCGTCCCGACCAACCGCGAGGTCATCCGCGATGATCGGCACGACTACGTCTACAAGACGCGGCGCGAGAAGTACAACGCGATCGTCGAGGAAACGCGCCGGCTGCACGAGCTTGGTTATCCGGTGCTCGTGGGCACGGTGACCGTCGACGTGTCCGAGACGCTCTCGCGCATGTTCAAGCGCGCGGGCCTCAATCACAACGTCCTCAACGCCAAGTACCACCAGCGCGAGGCGGAGATCGTGGCCATGGCGGGTCAGCCGGGCGCCATCACCATCGCGACCAACATGGCCGGTCGCGGCACCGACATCAAACTCGGTGAGGGCGTCACCAGCTCGAAGGCCTCACAGGTGAAGAACGTCGACGACCCGAACAAGATGGTCGACGTCACCGAGTGCGGTGGGTTGCACATCATCGGGTCCGAGCGCCACGAATCGCGGCGCATCGACCGGCAGCTGCGCGGCCGCGCGGGTCGACAGGGCGACCCCGGAGCCTCACAGTTCTTCCTGTCGCTCGAAGACGACCTGATGCGCCTCTTCGGGACCGAGCGCATCGCGCGCCTCATGGATCGCATGGGCGCCCAGGAGGGTGAGGTGCTGACGCACCCTCTCATCACGCGGTCGATCGAACAGGCGCAGAAGCGCGTCGAGTTGCAGAACTTCCAGGCCCGCAAACGCCTGCTCGAGTACGATGACGTGATGAACCAGCAGCGCGAGGTGATCTACTCGCTCCGCTCGTTCGCGCTGGAGGGGGGCGAAGAACTGCGCGGTGAGGCAGTGAAGATGGTCGAGAAGGCCATCGAGAAGCG
Proteins encoded in this window:
- a CDS encoding SDR family oxidoreductase, yielding MRILITGAAGFLGSHLSDRFLREGHEVIGLDNFITGNPDNIAHLAGHERFQFIRHNISTYTYVAGALDGILHFASPASPIDYLEHPIATLKVGSLGTHNALGLARAKGARFFLASTSEVYGDPLVHPQRESYWGNVNPIGPRGVYDEAKRFAEAMTMAYHRAHGVDTRIVRIFNTYGPRMRPHDGRVVSNFIVQALQGENLTIYGDGSQTRSFCYVDDEVDGIYRLFMRGDAQPTNVGNPNEFTVRQLAELVLELTGSTSRIEYRDLPVDDPKVRKPDITRARTMLGWEPEIQLRDGVERTIAFFKGALRAR
- the bamD gene encoding outer membrane protein assembly factor BamD, with the translated sequence MPDTRFYRLGLLLFLAAVSGACGRGFKLSRYTTNEALFNAAVNELSRKKWDNAVSAFEKLTFDLPARDTLLPLANWYLAKAHAGRGEHILAAQAFNRLGESFATDSLADDAMFEAAREYQKLWRRPSLDANYGEQALSAYQSMLGLYPESELKDEAEKQMGMLQEWFADKDYQSGLYYFRRKAFDSAIIYFKDVVKNYPQTAKSREAYLRLAESYEAIRYREDKKEVCTTLQEKYPRDKDVALTCGAPPSAVSTRPTSDTTSPPDTH
- the nadD gene encoding nicotinate (nicotinamide) nucleotide adenylyltransferase is translated as MRIGILGGTFDPPHVGHLLVASDAVEALGLDRLVFIPNARQPLKADVVQASPADRLAMTHLAAGNDPRFEVDPIEVERGGLSYTVETLTALAERTPGAERYFLLGTDAANSFAQWREPQRIAKLARLALMPRAEGGDDLRDGASVIAAIVAVTGTHVPPPTMIVTRRVDVSSTEVRERVRTGRAISGFVPEAVARFIEERGLYRTRHA
- the secA gene encoding preprotein translocase subunit SecA produces the protein MINQLFSKVFGTRHDRERKRVQPIVDAVNAEYARLQSVPDDELRGQTAKFRQVLAERTATLERRVEELRELKRTTKDAAERERYDTELSGADGRGGVEKELREEIAEVLDEILPEAFATAREAARRLCGSTVKVTGRELTWEMVHYDVQLVGGIQLHLGRIAEMATGEGKTLVATLPIYLNAIAGRGVHLVTVNSYLARRDSQWMGHLYTWLGLTVGCLDDTEPGSAERRAAYNCDITYGTNNEFGFDYLRDNMVISPENKVQRKHWYAIVDEVDSVLIDEARTPLIISGPVGNENDAEFAQHNGAVLRLFRKQTELANELVAEGEAALERGDNDAAALALFQAQMGSPKNKRLMKALNEQGVKQLVYKQELAYLADRKLPPSKQQFRELEDSLLFVLDEKGHSVHLTESGVSELSPSDHDQFELPDISTAVHRIEHDPDMSGQEKLEARRQVEADYAMKSEKLHIIHQLLRAHALYEKDVNYVVQEGQVLIVDEFTGRTMPGRRWSEGLHQAVEAKEGVQVKGETQTMATITIQNYFRMYEKLGGMTGTAETEETEFHQIYGLDVSVVPTNREVIRDDRHDYVYKTRREKYNAIVEETRRLHELGYPVLVGTVTVDVSETLSRMFKRAGLNHNVLNAKYHQREAEIVAMAGQPGAITIATNMAGRGTDIKLGEGVTSSKASQVKNVDDPNKMVDVTECGGLHIIGSERHESRRIDRQLRGRAGRQGDPGASQFFLSLEDDLMRLFGTERIARLMDRMGAQEGEVLTHPLITRSIEQAQKRVELQNFQARKRLLEYDDVMNQQREVIYSLRSFALEGGEELRGEAVKMVEKAIEKRVKTTLAEFEDAAQWDLDLLKQNLMMHYLLSVPELEGDDRPASEDGLVAAALAAVNTAFVAKEESLNAVTDEDGKGFAPRLLSLVMLNVLDEKWKDHLYDLDQLRSAIHYRSWGQKDPLIEYKQEAYTMFVDLMSDIHHTFTERFLRAQLIFNPAEFARGGPAAQPEPEAPQRPTRRYNALGILEDIVEEEPATPAGSNGEAAATDDAAPDQAVPAPVRASNPTVVGAGRARTLNEMAGGARAGGSADFSNVGRNDVCPCGSGKKFKKCHGAGA